In Chaetodon trifascialis isolate fChaTrf1 chromosome 23, fChaTrf1.hap1, whole genome shotgun sequence, the following proteins share a genomic window:
- the hdlbpb gene encoding vigilin — MSSVAVLTPESFAEHRSGLKDQEIAGCVPEDEAYIPTYLEAFPPLPEKGAPGEKAGEPASAWGSKIRPIKASVITQVFHVPLEERRYKDNSQFGEGEEAKVCLDIMQRTGAHIELSLAKDQGLSIMVTGKLDSVMKARKEIVARLQTQASATVAIPKEHHRFVIGKNGEKLQELELKTATKIAIPRPDDPSANIRITGTKEGIEKARHEILLISAEQDKRAVERLSLEKAFHPFIAGAHNRLVQELSQETGARISIPPPSLPKDEIVITGEKEAVALALSRIRAIYDDKKRKTTTISVEVKKSQHKYIIGPKGNTLQEILEATGVSVEMPPLDSGSETIILRGEPDKLGPALTQVYAKAKSVMVVEVTAPAWLHRFIIGKKGQNIGRITQQLPRVHIEFTDGEERISLEGPTEEVEQAQAQIQEIIKDLLVRMDYTEVIIDQRFHRHLIGKNGANINRIKEQYKVSVRIPQDSERSGLVRIEGDPKGVQLARRELIEMVQRMENERTKDLIVEQKFHRTIIGQKGEKIKEVRDKFPEVIINFPDPAQKSDIVQLRGPKNEVEKCAKFLQKIIADLIENSFSLSVPIFKQFHKNIIGKGGANIKKIREETNTKIDLPTENSNSEMIVITGRKSNCEAARDRILAIQRELANIKETEVTIPAKLHNSLIGSKGCLVRSIMEDCGGVHIHFPSEGSGSDKVTIRGPAGEVEKAKKQLLQLAEEKQVNNFTAELQAKPEYHKFLIGRGGANIRRVRDRTGARIIFPSPDDTEQELITIVGKEEAVRQAQKELESLVKNLDDVVEDSMAVDVRHHRHFVCRRGQVLRELAEEYGGVAVSFPRTGANSQRVTLKGAKDCVEAAKKRIQEIIEDLESQVSAEVAIPQRYHRAIMGPKGCRIQHITREHEVQIKFPERDDSSAGQDAPPQENGEVSPEAEFVPRKCDIISIAGRAEKCELAKAALLALVPITEDVEVSYELHRYIIGQKGSGIRKMMEEYEVNIWVPQPEKQLDVIKVTGLVANVERAKQGLLERVKELQAEQEDRALRSFKVTMSVDPKFHPKIIGRKGAVISQIRKDHDVSIQFPDKGDEQQDLIVISGYERNVEEAREAIQQLVAELQEMVSQDVHLDPRTHARIIGARGKAIRKLMEEFKVDIRFPQPGSDEPDKVTVTGLPETVDNAIDHLLNLEEEYMLSVTETETLAAYMKPPSRYGGGGGAGGVDDSSGGPAKGFVVRDAPWNAAGNKAPDMSSAEDFPTFGTGVAPKQASAWGPKKF, encoded by the exons ATGAGCTCAGTGGCAGTGTTGACCCCGGAGAGCTTTGCGGAGCATCGCAGTGGCCTCAAGGACCAGGAGATTGCAG GCTGTGTCCCGGAGGACGAGGCCTACATCCCCACCTACCTGGAGGCCTTCCCTCCGCTGCCGGAGAAGGGGGCACCAGGGGAGAAGGCCGGGGAGCCGGCTTCAGCGTGGGGGAGCAAGATCAGGCCCATCAAAGCCTCTGTCATCACCCAG GTGTTCCACGTGCCCCTGGAGGAGCGGCGCTACAAGGACAACAGCCAGTTCGGGGAGGGCGAGGAGGCCAAAGTTTGCTTGGACATCATGCAGCGGACAGGGGCCCACATTGAGCTGTCCCTGGCCAAAGACCAGGGCCTGTCCATCATGGTCACCGGCAAACTGGACTCCGTCATGAAGGCTCGCAAGGAAATCGTAGCTCGTCTGCAGACGCAG GCCTCAGCCACGGTCGCCATCCCCAAGGAGCACCATCGCTTCGTCATTGGTAAGAACGGCgagaagctgcaggagctggagctgaagacCGCCACCAAGATCGCTATTCCACGTCCCGACGACCCCAGCGCCAACATCCGCATCACCGGCACCAAGGAGGGCATCGAGAAGGCTCGCCATGAAATACTTCTGATCTCTGCTGAACAG GACAAGCGGGCAGTGGAGCGTCTGTCCCTGGAGAAGGCCTTCCACCCCTTCATCGCCGGCGCCCACAACCGGCTGGTGCAGGAGCTGAGCCAGGAGACGGGCGCTCGCATCAGCATCCCCCCGCCGAGCCTGCCCAAGGACGAGATCGTCATCACCGGGGAGAAGGAGGCCGTCGCCCTGGCGCTCAGCCGCATCCGAGCCATCTACGACGACAAG AAGAGGAAGACCACCACAATCTCCGTGGAGGTGAAGAAGTCTCAGCACAAGTACATCATAGGTCCAAAGGGCAACACCCTGCAGGAGATCCTGGAGGCCACGGGGGTGTCCGTGGAGATGCCCCCTCTGGACTCCGGCTCCGAGACCATCATCCTCAGGGGAGAGCCCGACAAGCTGGGACCGGCGCTCACGCAGGTGTACGCAAAG GCAAAGAGCGTGATGGTTGTAGAGGTGACCGCTCCGGCCTGGCTGCATCGCTTCATCATCGGCAAGAAAGGACAGAACATCGGGCGGATCACGCAGCAGCTACCACGG gttcATATAGAGTTTACGGATGGTGAGGAGCGCATCAGTCTGGAGGGGCcaacagaggaggtggagcaggctCAGGCTCAGATACAAGAGATCATCAAGGACCTC CTGGTGAGGATGGACTACACTGAAGTCATCATAGACCAGCGTTTCCACAGACACCTCATCGGAAAGAACGGAGCCAACA TCAATCGGATCAAGGAGCAGTACAAAGTGTCGGTACGAATCCCACAGGACTCCGAACGAAGCGGCCTGGTCCGGATCGAGGGAGACCCCAAAGGCGTCCAGCTGGCGCGCAGAGAGCTCATTGAGATGGTCCAGAGGATG GAAAACGAGCGCACCAAAGACCTGATCGTGGAGCAGAAGTTCCATCGGACAATCATCGGCCAGAAGGGAGAGAAGATCAAAGAAGTTCGAGACAAGTTCCCGGAG GTCATCATCAATTTCCCCGACCCGGCGCAGAAGAGCGACATCGTCCAGCTGAGAGGGCCGAAGAACGAGGTGGAGAAATGTGCCAAGTTCCTCCAGAAAATCATTGCTGACCTG ATTGAGAATAGCTTCTCGCTCTCGGTTCCCATCTTTAAGCAGTTTCACAAAAACATAATCGGTAAGGGCGGCGCCAACATCAAAAAG ATCCGTGAGGAGACCAACACTAAGATCGACCTGCCGACAGAGAACAGTAACTCCGAGATGATCGTCATCACGGGCAGGAAGAGCAACTGTGAGGCGGCCAGAGATCGAATCCTCGCCATCCAGAGAGAACTG GCCAACATTAAGGAGACGGAGGTCACCATCCCCGCCAAGCTGCACAactctctgattggctcaaaGGGCTGCCTCGTGCGCTCCATCATGGAAGACTGCGGCGGCGTCCACATCCATTTCCCCTCCGAGGGCTCCGGCTCGGACAAAGTCACCATCAGAGGGCCTGCCGGTGAGGTGGAGAAGGCcaagaaacagctgctgcagctggctgaggaGAAG CAAGTCAACAACTTCACAGCTGAGCTCCAGGCCAAACCAGAGTACCACAAATTCCTGATTGGCCGCGGCGGGGCCAATATTCGCCGTGTGCGGGACAGGACGGGGGCCCGCATCATCTTCCCGTCGCCAGATGACACCGAGCAGGAACTGATCACCATCGTAGGGAAAGAGGAAGCCGTTCGTCAGGCCCAGAAGGAGCTGGAGAGTCTGGTCAAAAACCTG GACGACGTGGTGGAGGACAGCATGGCAGTAGACGTTCGCCACCACCGCCACTTCGTGTGTCGGAGAGGCCAAGTGCTGCGGGAGCTGGCAGAGGAGTACGGCGGCGTAGCGGTTAGCTTCCCTCGTACGGGAGCCAACAGTCAGCGAGTCACCCTGAAGGGGGCCAAGGACTGCGTGGAGGCCGCCAAGAAACGCATCCAGGAGATCATCGAGGACCTG GAGTCCCAGGTGAGCGCGGAGGTGGCCATCCCTCAGCGTTACCACCGTGCCATCATGGGGCCTAAAGGTTGCCGCATCCAGCACATCACCAGGGAGCACGAGGTCCAAATCAAGTTCCCCGAGAGAGACGACAGCTCTGCGG GTCAGGACGCTCCACCACAGGAAAACGGTGAAGTCAGTCCAGAGGCGGAGTTCGTCCCCCGCaagtgtgacatcatcagcatcGCCGGGCGCGCAGAGAAGTGTGAACTGGCTAAAGCCGCCTTGCTG GCACTGGTGCCCATAACGGAGGACGTCGAAGTGTCTTACGAGCTGCATCGCTACATCATCGGCCAGAAGGGCAGTGGGATCAGGAAGATGATGGAGGAGTACGAG GTGAACATCTGGGTGCCGCAGCCAGAGAAGCAGCTGGATGTGATCAAGGTGACGGGCCTGGTAGCCAACGTGGAGCGAGCCAAACAGGGTCTGCTTGAGAGGGTCAAAGAACTGCAGGCCGAGCAGGAGGACAGG GCCCTGCGCAGTTTCAAGGTGACCATGTCTGTGGATCCAAAGTTTCATCCCAAGATCATCGGCCGCAAGGGAGCCGTCATCTCTCAGATCAGGAAAGACCACGACGTCAGCATCCAGTTCCCCGACAAAGGAGACGAGCAGCAG GATCTGATCGTGATCTCGGGGTACGAGCGGAACGTGGAGGAGGCGCGTGAGGCCATCCAGCAGCTGGTGGCCGAGTTGCAGGAGATGGTGAGCCAAGATGTTCACCTGGACCCGAGGACCCACGCCCGCATCATCGGAGCTCGTGGCAAAGCCATCCGCAAGCTGATGGAGGAGTTCAAG GTGGATATCCGGTTCCCTCAGCCAGGCTCAGACGAGCCAGATAAAGTGACGGTGACGGGCCTTCCTGAGACCGTGGACAACGCCATCGACCACCTGCTCAACCTGGAGGAGGAATAT ATGCTCAGCGTGACAGAGACGGAGACCTTGGCGGCGTACATGAAGCCTCCATCTCGctatggaggaggaggcggagcagGAGGAGTGGACGACAGCAGCGGGGGTCCTGCTAAGGGCTTTGTGGTGCGGGACGCCCCCTGGAACGCAGCAGGGAACAAG GCTCCTGACATGAGCAGCGCGGAGGACTTTCCCACGTTTGGGACGGGCGTGGCCCCGAAGCAAGCGTCCGCCTGGGGTCCCAAGAAGTTCTGA
- the arhgef15b gene encoding ephexin-1, which produces MSVQEASQKATSPPEAKPRPEIPPKPSPQAGSPPLGDQGSTQTLPAGKVKRIVSKFSRQESVANEPAEQPTNGTAEVTTSKRFRRPPTVKPKPGRARLQLQIRGEQAPPLPVKRSRKPKEGERGEEGDSISMEGGRSAPDGKEVEINLIGGGEVEAEHSPQAPLSPCCDPSCSCACHLQWPGMKLIWVPVDVDGDEGGDEDGTDEEQKGEDGEDGEEWEEYEEVERGGEGDSEAGDEVDRTSLADGSVLKQKMTKFHQSLNVLIADGHRRRSDPGPHSVLSLAVSRSQSPPVPPKHAQSAQIHNTPTQNEEENIYEATLPVVDPTPRKPPTACKELDIPLIKVRKPARRSKLSYSTSDPTSDFQDNTESTSSPDNVPPAIPPRMPVTQDSRSLTPVHRAGIPLPQPTMEEWRTLRPSSPSSSTASGLSPQRAITPPPASPHRPPPPPPKTDTRRLSSASLQSLTLKKDGEESGGNEGEDTTEETHPVRRDFSLNWESRLQDEPLYQTYRATVITKEIRRQTVCRNISKTSVDYAMDWAARRTGTGTGTATGNGAPRGSPVPTPSQSTLWQDLPAVRDSGVLEQLSPERCKYQESMFEVLTSETSYLRSLRVLTEHFLDSRDLQETMIIRDRKTLFSNILRVREVSERFLKDLEDRIFEELVFPDICDIIHYHAQHNFPAYIDYVRNQIYQEKTYTLLMKNNVQFAAVISRLQESPQCQRLPFMSFLLLPFQRITRIKMLIENILKRTKEGTKEEQTASKALASVSKIMDECNTQVGKMRQMEELIRVSQTLEFDKLKAIPIISQTRYLEKKGELQEMSKGGTLFNMRAKFTPIYLFLFNDLLVITAKKGVERFVVLDHAHRSLVQVQPVEEGGGGGGGPYEHCFNLTLLENHQGREMERLLKAPSQSDMHRWMAAFPNPTNPDRDEDEVIYEDWDCPQMQCVEQYIAQQADELTLEPTEIINVIRKTNEGCCEGVRLSDGQKGWFPAANVIEITNEHVRRRNLRERYRVMQAASMVAKANAVH; this is translated from the exons ATGTCCGTCCAAGAGGCATCCCAAAAAGCCACGTCGCCCCCCGAGGCCAAACCGAGGCCTGAGATCCCTCCAAAGCCGTCACCTCAGGCCGGCTCCCCTCCTCTGGGGGACCAAGGCAGCACTCAGACCCTTCCTGCAGGGAAGGTCAAGAGGATTGTGAGCAAGTTCAGCAGACAGGAGAGCGTGGCGAACGAGCCGGCGGAGCAGCCCACCAATGGCACTGCAGAGGTCACGACAAGTAAACGGTTCAGACGCCCGCCCACCGTAAAGCCCAAACCGGGCCGCGccaggctgcagcttcagatAAGGGGAGAGCAGGCGCCGCCGCTGCCTGTGAAGAGGAGCCGAAAGCCCAAAGAGGGTgagcgaggagaggagggggacagcATCAGCATGGAGGGAGGACGATCAG CACCTGATGGAAAAGAGGTGGAGATTAATCTGATTGGAGGAGGTGAGGTGGAGGCGGAGCACAGTCCACAAGCGCCCCTCAGTCCCTGCTGCGACCCGAGCTGCAGCTGCGCGTGTCACCTCCAGTGGCCCGGCATGAAACTGATATGGGTGCCCGTGGATGTGGATGGTGATGAGGGTGGAGACGAGGATGGGACTGATGAAGAGCAGAAGGGGGAGGATGGGGAGGATggggaggagtgggaggagtatgaggaggtggagagaggaggggaaggggacAGTGAGGCGGGGGATGAGGTGGACAGGACTTCACTGGCTGATGGGAGTGtgttgaaacagaaaatgacaaagttcCACCAGTCTTTGAATGTTTTGATCGCGGACGGCCACAGGAGACGTTCGGACCCGGGCCCTCACTCCGTTCTCAGCCTTGCTGTCTCTCGCTCTCAGTCTCCCCCTGTCCCCCCAAAACATGCTCAGTCAGCACAAATCCACAACACGCCCACCCAGAACGAAGAAGAGAACATTTACGAGGCCACTCTTCCGGTGGTCGACCCCACTCCCAGGAAGCCTCCCACTGCATGTAAGGAGCTGGACATCCCTCTAATCAAGGTGCGCAAACCAGCCCGTCGCTCCAAACTGTCCTACAGCACCTCAGACCCGACATCCGACTTTCAGGATAACACAGAATCCACCTCCAGCCCAGACAACGTGCCGCCAGCCATCCCGCCGAGGATGCCCGTGACTCAGGACAGCCGCAGCCTCACTCCGGTGCACCGGGCCGGCATTCCTCTCCCCCAGCCCACGATGGAGGAGTGGCGCACCCTGCGGCCCTCGTCCCCCAGCAGCTCCACCGCCAGCGGGCTGAGCCCCCAACGGGCCATCACTCCACCCCCAGCCAGCCCCCACAGACCCCCTCCTCCACCGCCAAAGACAGATACCAGGAGGCTGAGCAGTGCCTCGCTGCAGTCCCTCACACTGAAAAAAG AcggagaggagagtggagggaaTGAAGGAGAGGACACAACGGAAGAAAC gCACCCAGTCAGGAGGGATTTTTCGTTGAACTGGGAGTCTCGGCTGCAGGATG AGCCTCTGTACCAGACGTACCGTGCCACCGTCATCACCAAGGAGATCCGACGCCAGACAGTTTGCCGTAACATCAGTAAAACTAGCGTGGACTATGCCATGGACTGGGCTGCCCGTCGGACCGGGACTGGGACTGGGACGGCGACTGGAAACGGAGCCCCCAGGGGCAGCCCGGTGCCCACACCGAGCCAGAGCACCCTGTGGCAGGACCTCCCAGCTGTTCGGGACAGCGGAGTGCTGGAGCAGCTCAGCCCCGAGCGCTGCAAGTACCAGGAG AGCATGTTTGAGGTTTTGACATCTGAGACCTCGTACCTTCGATCCCTGCGAGTTCTGACCGAACACTTCTTGGACAGCCGGGACCTGCAGGAGACGATGATCATCAGAGACAGGAAGACCCTCTTCTCCAACATCCTGAGGGTCCGGGAGGTCAGCGAGAG GTTCTTGAAAGACCTGGAGGACCGCATATTTGAGGAGCTGGTCTTCCCTGACATCTGTGACATAATCCACTACCACGCCCAGCACAACTTCCCCGCCTACATCGACTACGTCCGCAACCAGATCTACCAGGAAAAGACCTACACGTTGCTCAT gaagaACAACGTGCAGTTCGCTGCGGTCATCTCTCGCCTCCAAGAGTCGCCTCAGTGCCAGCGGCTGCCCTTCATGTCCTTCTTGCTGCTGCCCTTCCAGCGAATAACCCGCATCAAAATGCTCATTGAG aaCATCCTGAAGAGAACAAAGGAGGGGACGAAAGAGGAGCAGACGGCCTCCAAGGCTTTGGCTTCGGTGTCGAAG ATTATGGACGAGTGCAACACACAGGTGGGAAAgatgagacagatggaggagttGATCCGTGTCTCTCAAACGCTGGAGTTTGACAAGCTGAAG GCCATCCCGATCATCTCCCAGACGCGATATTTGGAGAAGAAGGGAGAGCTGCAGGAAATGTCCAAAGGAGGGACTCTCTTCAACATGAGGGCCAAGTTTACCCCCATctacctcttcctcttcaaCGATCTGCTCGTCATCACCGCCAAGAAAGG GGTGGAGCGCTTTGTTGTACTTGACCACGCCCATCGCTCTCTGGTGCAGGTGCAGCCAGTAGAGgaaggcggcggcggcggcggcggcccCTACGAGCACTGCTTCAACCTCACCCTGCTGGAAAACCACCAGGGACGCGAGATGGAGAGGCTGCTCAAAGCTCCCTCGCA GTCAGACATGCACAGGTGGATGGCGGCTTTCCCCAACCCCACCAACccagacagagatgaagatgaagtgatTTATGAGGACTGGG ACTGTCCTCAGATGCAGTGTGTGGAGCAGTACATTGCCCAGCAGGCAGACGAGCTCACCCTGGAGCCCACTGAGATCATCAACGTCATCCGCAAAACCAACGAGG GCTGCTGCGAAGGCGTCCGCCTGTCCGACGGTCAGAAGGGCTGGTTCCCCGCGGCAAACGTCATAGAGATCACCAACGAGCACGTGAGGCGGCGAAACCTCAGAGAGCGCTACAGAGTGATGCAGGCTGCGAGCATGGTGGCCAAGGCCAACGCCGTCCATTAG